A window of Sphingobacterium sp. lm-10 contains these coding sequences:
- a CDS encoding L-threonylcarbamoyladenylate synthase gives MRQNNTYVDRDDVSKALETLHAGGIILYPTDTIWGIGCDATNAEAVEKVFALKGRDQAKSMILLLHNDNQLASYVNDIPDVAYQLIEVTDRPLTIIYSLAKNLPTNVLAADGSVGIRIADHPFCQQLLQRFRKPIVSTSANLSGQPSPRSFLDIDPEISAGADYVARFGQEDTEEREPSVIIKLDPSGKFEFIRK, from the coding sequence ATGCGACAAAATAATACATACGTAGATCGGGATGATGTCTCCAAAGCATTGGAAACGCTGCACGCTGGCGGCATCATCTTGTATCCTACAGACACTATTTGGGGGATTGGCTGTGATGCCACTAACGCGGAAGCCGTCGAGAAAGTGTTTGCGTTGAAAGGCCGTGATCAGGCCAAAAGCATGATCTTACTGCTGCACAACGACAATCAACTGGCGAGCTATGTGAATGACATTCCGGATGTGGCGTATCAATTGATTGAAGTAACGGATCGCCCGCTCACTATCATCTATTCCTTGGCAAAAAACCTGCCGACGAATGTATTGGCTGCAGATGGTTCGGTTGGGATTCGTATCGCAGATCACCCTTTTTGTCAGCAATTATTGCAGCGCTTTCGTAAGCCAATTGTGTCTACCTCTGCTAACCTTAGCGGCCAACCTTCGCCACGCAGTTTCTTAGACATAGATCCAGAGATTAGCGCTGGCGCGGATTATGTGGCTCGGTTTGGGCAAGAGGACACCGAAGAGCGGGAGCCGTCGGTGATTATTAAGCTGGATCCCAGCGGTAAGTTTGAATTTATTCGCAAATAG
- the pepT gene encoding peptidase T, which translates to MNINDINNFEVTDHFVRYVQVDTQSDPYSTSFPSTEKQKDLSRILVQELLDLGISDAHLDEHGYVYATIPSTTEKDVPVICFCSHVDTSPDSSGTDVKPLIHTNYQGTDLVLPDDPSVVIRFAEHPDLANQIGNDVITASGKTLLGADDKAGVAEIMDAARLLMQNPDIKHGTIKILFTPDEEVGRGVNHVDMKKLGADFGYTMDGERAGTIEDETFSANALTVTIQGVSVHPGFAKEKMQSAVKISTDIVAALPTDRLSPETTRGKEGFVHPNRISGTVEEATIEFIIRDHNTALLDNHQKEVENIVKTVIANYPKSTYHIEVQEQYRNMKEVLDQHPEIMEIGIEAIRRAGMEPERRSIRGGTDGSRLSFMGLPCPNVFAGGHAFHGKQEWVSRQDMEKAVKTILHIAALWEERA; encoded by the coding sequence ATGAACATAAACGATATAAATAATTTTGAAGTCACCGACCACTTTGTACGCTATGTACAGGTGGACACACAATCTGACCCTTATTCCACTAGCTTTCCCTCTACGGAAAAACAAAAGGATTTAAGCAGGATATTAGTACAGGAGCTTTTGGATTTAGGTATAAGCGATGCCCATCTCGATGAGCATGGCTATGTATACGCGACCATTCCAAGCACTACCGAAAAAGACGTTCCTGTGATTTGTTTTTGCTCACACGTAGACACTTCGCCGGACAGTTCAGGTACAGACGTAAAGCCTTTGATCCATACCAACTATCAAGGTACGGATCTGGTACTGCCAGACGATCCTTCGGTGGTGATCCGTTTTGCCGAGCACCCCGATTTGGCCAATCAGATTGGCAACGATGTGATCACCGCTAGTGGCAAAACCTTGTTGGGCGCTGATGATAAAGCCGGTGTGGCGGAGATTATGGATGCGGCTCGCTTGCTGATGCAAAACCCAGACATTAAACACGGGACGATCAAAATCTTGTTTACCCCCGATGAAGAGGTGGGTCGTGGTGTAAACCATGTAGACATGAAAAAGCTCGGAGCAGACTTTGGCTACACGATGGATGGCGAACGCGCAGGCACCATCGAAGATGAAACCTTTAGCGCAAATGCCTTAACGGTCACGATTCAAGGCGTATCGGTACATCCTGGCTTCGCCAAAGAGAAGATGCAAAGTGCGGTAAAGATTTCCACAGATATTGTAGCAGCATTGCCGACCGATCGTTTATCGCCGGAAACGACGCGTGGAAAAGAAGGTTTTGTACATCCTAACCGAATTTCAGGTACGGTAGAAGAGGCGACAATAGAATTCATTATCCGCGACCACAATACGGCTTTGTTGGATAACCACCAAAAAGAGGTGGAAAATATTGTAAAAACAGTAATTGCCAATTATCCGAAATCCACCTACCACATCGAGGTACAAGAGCAGTACCGCAACATGAAAGAAGTGCTGGATCAGCATCCGGAGATTATGGAGATAGGTATAGAGGCTATTCGTCGCGCAGGCATGGAGCCGGAGCGTCGCAGTATCCGTGGCGGAACGGATGGTTCTCGCTTATCTTTTATGGGATTGCCGTGCCCGAATGTATTCGCTGGCGGACACGCTTTTCATGGCAAGCAGGAATGGGTATCGCGCCAGGATATGGAGAAAGCCGTGAAAACCATCTTACACATCGCCGCGCTTTGGGAAGAGCGTGCATAA
- a CDS encoding RNA-binding S4 domain-containing protein → MAEAPEKLRIDKYLWAIRIFKTRSLATEACKAGRVKLKGQNVKPSYVVKVGETFSIQKGIERKVILVTGLLERRADAPTAQQHYEDHTPEEETYAYKSAFHAPVLKRDRGTGRPTKKDRREIDDLQDDWKENNPSE, encoded by the coding sequence ATGGCAGAAGCACCGGAGAAATTACGTATTGATAAATACTTGTGGGCAATTCGCATTTTTAAAACCAGAAGTTTGGCAACAGAGGCCTGTAAAGCAGGTCGCGTGAAGCTAAAAGGCCAAAATGTAAAGCCTTCGTATGTGGTGAAAGTGGGAGAGACTTTCTCGATCCAAAAGGGGATAGAGCGGAAAGTGATATTGGTGACCGGATTATTGGAGAGACGTGCCGATGCTCCTACTGCTCAACAGCATTATGAAGATCATACGCCGGAAGAAGAAACCTATGCCTACAAATCGGCCTTTCACGCGCCTGTACTAAAACGGGATCGCGGTACAGGTCGCCCAACAAAAAAAGATCGTCGTGAAATCGATGATTTGCAGGACGATTGGAAGGAAAATAATCCGTCGGAATGA
- a CDS encoding class I SAM-dependent RNA methyltransferase — protein sequence MEVFNTPAKIIITCNRRLSPYLQEEVEELGFKVVRPFNTGVEIKASINECIKLNLNLRAASQVLYQLRSFKANDPKELYDGLVQIAWEEILPFDGYFTVTSHVHNETVTTPLFANVKVKDAIVDRIKDKKGMRPNSGPALDKAVIHLHWMEERAEIFIDTSGETLAKHAYRKIPGKAPMLEALAYSTIAASKWDGKSPFINPMCGSGTLAIEAALIAQNRRPGLLRMNYAFMHLIGYDEEVFFQERRVLKEQSDKAVTPLIVASDISADAVEVSRQNARTAGVEHLIQFEVGDFEKTTVPEEAGVIMFNPEYGERLGTHFKLEATYKRIGDFLKQSCKGYRGYIFTGNPDLAKKIGLKASRRFEFFNGKLDCRLLQYELYEGSKD from the coding sequence ATGGAAGTTTTCAACACACCGGCCAAGATAATCATTACCTGCAACAGAAGATTATCGCCCTATTTACAAGAAGAAGTAGAAGAATTGGGCTTCAAAGTAGTTCGTCCATTTAATACCGGAGTGGAGATCAAAGCCTCTATCAATGAATGTATTAAACTCAATTTAAACTTGCGCGCTGCCAGCCAAGTGCTGTACCAATTACGTTCTTTCAAAGCAAATGATCCAAAGGAACTGTACGATGGCTTGGTACAGATTGCGTGGGAAGAAATCCTTCCATTTGATGGCTATTTCACGGTAACCTCTCATGTACATAATGAGACGGTAACCACGCCTTTATTTGCCAATGTCAAAGTAAAAGACGCGATCGTAGATCGTATAAAAGATAAAAAAGGAATGCGCCCTAATTCCGGACCTGCTTTAGATAAAGCGGTGATCCACCTGCACTGGATGGAGGAGCGTGCTGAAATCTTTATTGATACTTCTGGCGAAACATTAGCTAAACATGCCTATCGCAAAATTCCCGGAAAAGCACCGATGTTGGAAGCATTAGCTTATTCCACCATCGCCGCGAGTAAATGGGATGGAAAATCACCATTTATCAACCCCATGTGCGGATCGGGTACCTTGGCCATTGAAGCTGCACTGATTGCACAAAACCGCAGACCTGGATTATTGCGTATGAATTATGCGTTCATGCACCTAATAGGGTACGACGAAGAAGTATTTTTTCAGGAACGTCGTGTGCTAAAAGAACAATCGGATAAAGCCGTGACTCCGCTGATTGTCGCTTCAGATATCTCGGCCGACGCCGTGGAAGTATCCCGTCAAAATGCGCGCACTGCGGGCGTAGAGCACCTTATACAATTTGAAGTAGGCGATTTTGAAAAAACAACTGTGCCCGAAGAAGCTGGTGTTATTATGTTTAATCCAGAATATGGTGAACGACTAGGTACACATTTTAAATTGGAGGCTACGTACAAGCGGATCGGCGATTTTCTAAAACAGTCCTGCAAAGGATACCGAGGCTATATATTCACCGGAAATCCGGACCTAGCTAAAAAAATCGGTTTAAAGGCTTCGCGCCGATTCGAGTTCTTTAACGGAAAATTGGATTGCCGCTTATTGCAATACGAATTGTACGAAGGCTCTAAAGATTAA
- a CDS encoding glycerophosphodiester phosphodiesterase family protein, which yields MRAFLLSIFAMTVIGSSAMAQTKVIAHRGAWKKNELPQNSIASLQHAAELQVWGSEFDVHLTKDGQLVVNHDADFYGMDIAEATHADLRKKTHPNGEHIPTLEEYLRFGLKQQGLKLILELKPNSLGKDRTLEAVPMVLALIDQLEAAEHVEIISFDYDACLKFRELNATIPVHYLNGDKSPQEIKAAKLSGVDYHYSLFQKNPTWIAEFKALGLKTNAWTANKKEDMKFLIDQQIDFLTTDQPELALELVK from the coding sequence ATGAGAGCATTTCTATTATCTATATTCGCCATGACCGTAATTGGATCATCAGCGATGGCGCAAACCAAGGTAATTGCCCATCGTGGAGCCTGGAAAAAGAACGAACTTCCTCAAAATTCTATTGCCTCGTTGCAGCATGCAGCAGAGCTGCAGGTTTGGGGTTCTGAATTCGATGTGCACCTCACCAAAGATGGACAGCTAGTGGTAAACCATGATGCAGATTTCTATGGTATGGATATCGCTGAAGCTACACATGCCGATTTACGCAAAAAAACGCACCCGAACGGTGAACATATCCCGACATTAGAAGAATACCTACGCTTTGGCCTTAAGCAGCAAGGTTTGAAGTTGATTTTGGAGCTAAAGCCAAATAGCTTGGGGAAAGACCGTACGCTGGAGGCTGTACCGATGGTATTGGCATTAATTGATCAATTGGAAGCCGCAGAACATGTGGAGATTATTTCATTCGATTACGATGCTTGCTTAAAGTTTCGGGAGTTGAATGCGACCATTCCAGTGCACTATCTCAACGGAGATAAATCACCTCAGGAAATTAAAGCCGCTAAACTTTCTGGAGTGGATTATCACTACAGTTTATTTCAAAAGAATCCCACATGGATTGCAGAATTTAAAGCATTGGGTTTAAAAACGAATGCGTGGACGGCCAATAAAAAAGAAGACATGAAATTTTTAATTGATCAGCAAATTGATTTTCTGACCACCGACCAGCCAGAATTGGCTTTGGAATTAGTAAAGTAA
- a CDS encoding DUF4920 domain-containing protein, with protein MKKLFTLVIGIIAFTLVGSAQQADIPSANPGVQYGKKVDAQGAISVKALESALAKSNDFSGKVTGEVVQVCKKKGCFITLKREGDADPIMVRFTDYGYFMPQDIVGKTVVLEGKGKVKETTLAKLQHDAKDLGKSASEIASIKKPKRDITFIADGVVVVK; from the coding sequence ATGAAAAAGCTATTCACGTTAGTAATAGGCATCATCGCCTTTACCCTAGTGGGATCCGCACAACAGGCCGATATTCCATCTGCAAATCCCGGCGTACAGTACGGCAAAAAAGTAGATGCGCAGGGTGCAATCTCTGTGAAAGCACTGGAGAGCGCTTTAGCTAAGTCCAATGACTTCAGCGGAAAAGTAACAGGCGAAGTAGTGCAGGTATGTAAGAAAAAGGGATGTTTCATTACCCTGAAACGGGAAGGAGATGCTGATCCGATTATGGTTCGCTTTACGGATTATGGCTATTTTATGCCACAGGATATCGTGGGTAAAACAGTGGTACTGGAAGGCAAAGGAAAGGTAAAAGAAACAACCTTAGCCAAATTGCAGCACGACGCTAAAGATCTCGGAAAAAGTGCATCGGAAATTGCTTCCATTAAAAAGCCAAAACGTGACATCACCTTTATCGCGGATGGCGTCGTGGTGGTGAAATAA
- a CDS encoding 3-ketoacyl-ACP reductase, which produces MENLTGKKALITGGARGLGKATAIALAKEGVNIAITGRNEENLKQVVAELKELGVQATYQVFDVANYTDVQKGVTAILKDFGSIDILVNNAGIAAFGSVIEMDVETWKSIIDTNLMGTYYVTKEVLPHLIEKNEGDIVIVSSTAGLNGSATGSSYSASKFGVIGFADSLMREVRKHNIRVCTLMPSTIASDMSRELKLTDGDPEKVLQPEDFAELIVANLKLPRRAMLKSGSLWSTNP; this is translated from the coding sequence ATGGAAAATTTAACAGGAAAAAAAGCCCTCATTACAGGCGGAGCGCGTGGCTTGGGTAAAGCTACTGCCATCGCGTTGGCAAAAGAAGGGGTGAATATAGCGATCACCGGTCGTAATGAAGAAAACCTGAAGCAGGTGGTTGCTGAATTGAAAGAATTAGGCGTGCAAGCGACCTATCAGGTATTCGACGTTGCCAATTATACCGATGTGCAAAAAGGCGTCACTGCCATTCTTAAGGATTTTGGCAGCATAGATATTCTTGTCAACAATGCTGGTATTGCGGCATTCGGATCTGTGATCGAGATGGATGTAGAAACTTGGAAAAGCATTATCGATACCAACCTGATGGGAACCTACTATGTCACCAAAGAGGTATTGCCACATCTTATTGAGAAAAATGAAGGCGACATCGTGATTGTTTCCTCAACAGCAGGATTGAATGGATCCGCTACCGGCTCGTCTTATTCTGCTTCCAAATTTGGGGTGATTGGCTTTGCCGATTCCTTGATGCGGGAAGTGCGCAAGCACAATATCCGCGTCTGCACCTTGATGCCGAGCACCATTGCCAGTGATATGTCTAGAGAACTGAAGCTAACGGATGGCGATCCTGAAAAGGTATTGCAACCCGAAGATTTCGCAGAGCTTATCGTGGCCAACCTAAAACTACCGCGCCGAGCGATGCTGAAAAGCGGATCTTTATGGTCCACCAATCCATAA
- a CDS encoding toxic anion resistance protein, translated as MAELDLAQYGGDSEKPKDTSMDLSVNFSEEERTKIAQYKDKINMTSTMDIIQFGVGSQSQVGNFSSEILKQVRTKDMGGAEDILINLRSDIRSFDENTRKKPMIPFLDNLKKRITRIKTEYASVEKNIHQIELKLEGHYKNVAKDVVIFDKLFTQNQQYFKDLSMHIQAGTEKLREAHETTLPQLRQEAESSNDQHKIQEYKDMEQHVVRFERKLHDLKLTRMVVLQNAPQIRMIQSNSSALMEKIQSSLVNTLPLWKNQMVLTLGIAHSQRALEAQKAVTDATNELLRRNSEMLKESTIQIAKETERGIVDIDTIKKANQDIIATIDEVLRIQREGREKRKVAEGELIQAENDLKAHILKSSDENRLIN; from the coding sequence ATGGCAGAATTGGATTTAGCACAATATGGTGGCGATAGCGAAAAACCGAAAGACACATCGATGGATCTGTCGGTGAACTTTTCGGAGGAAGAACGCACTAAGATCGCGCAGTACAAGGATAAAATTAACATGACATCAACGATGGATATTATCCAGTTTGGTGTTGGTAGTCAGTCGCAGGTTGGTAACTTTTCCAGCGAAATACTCAAGCAAGTACGTACTAAAGATATGGGTGGTGCTGAAGATATTTTGATCAATTTACGATCGGATATCCGATCTTTCGATGAAAATACCCGGAAAAAACCAATGATTCCTTTTTTGGATAACTTGAAAAAGCGAATCACAAGGATTAAAACGGAATATGCGTCGGTAGAGAAGAACATTCACCAGATCGAGTTGAAGCTGGAAGGCCACTACAAGAATGTGGCAAAAGATGTGGTCATCTTCGATAAGCTGTTCACCCAAAATCAGCAGTACTTCAAAGACCTTTCTATGCATATTCAGGCAGGTACAGAAAAGTTGCGTGAGGCGCATGAAACCACCTTGCCCCAGCTAAGACAGGAGGCGGAAAGCAGCAATGATCAGCACAAGATCCAAGAGTATAAAGACATGGAGCAGCATGTCGTCCGTTTTGAACGTAAACTACACGATCTGAAGCTAACGCGCATGGTAGTGCTACAAAATGCACCACAGATCCGTATGATCCAGAGCAACAGCAGTGCCCTGATGGAAAAAATTCAATCCAGTTTGGTGAATACCCTGCCGTTGTGGAAAAATCAAATGGTGCTTACCTTAGGTATTGCGCATTCGCAACGGGCTTTGGAGGCGCAAAAGGCGGTGACCGATGCGACAAACGAATTACTACGACGTAATAGTGAGATGCTCAAAGAATCCACTATTCAGATTGCGAAAGAGACAGAGCGTGGTATCGTGGATATAGATACGATCAAAAAAGCGAATCAGGATATTATCGCTACGATCGATGAGGTGTTGCGTATTCAGCGCGAAGGCCGTGAGAAGCGTAAAGTCGCCGAAGGCGAATTGATACAAGCAGAAAACGACTTGAAAGCACATATCTTAAAATCCTCCGACGAAAATCGGTTGATTAATTAA
- the folP gene encoding dihydropteroate synthase has protein sequence MKHFSTHPAPSIRLGGKLMSFELPKIMGILNLTADSFYDGGQNTTLDAALKHVEQMVHDGADIIDIGGQSTRPGAALSLEEEELNRVVPVISAIQKAFPNTILSVDTYRARVAEEAIRAGAHIINDVSGGQLDQQMFATVAKLQVPYILMHMRGTPDTMQQHTIYDDVVADVAVELGHRIATLRTLGVRDILLDPGFGFAKTSAQNYELLLRVTELHYHGLPILGGISRKSMIYRKLDISPAEALPGTIALNTLLLERGVQLLRVHDVKEAKQLVNLLYS, from the coding sequence ATGAAGCATTTTTCTACACATCCGGCACCTAGTATTCGTCTGGGCGGTAAACTGATGAGCTTTGAGCTTCCCAAAATCATGGGAATCCTTAACCTCACAGCCGATTCATTCTACGATGGTGGGCAAAATACGACGCTAGATGCCGCATTGAAACACGTGGAACAGATGGTGCACGACGGTGCTGATATCATCGATATCGGTGGCCAATCTACCCGTCCGGGTGCAGCTCTTTCTCTCGAAGAAGAGGAATTGAACCGTGTCGTCCCGGTCATCTCAGCCATCCAAAAAGCTTTTCCCAACACCATTTTATCGGTAGATACGTATCGTGCACGCGTAGCGGAAGAAGCGATACGAGCCGGTGCGCACATCATCAACGATGTGTCGGGTGGGCAGCTGGATCAGCAGATGTTTGCCACGGTGGCCAAATTACAGGTGCCGTATATTTTGATGCATATGCGCGGCACGCCGGACACCATGCAACAGCATACGATTTATGACGACGTCGTTGCCGACGTAGCGGTCGAACTCGGACACCGGATTGCCACACTGCGTACTTTGGGTGTGCGCGACATCCTACTGGATCCGGGCTTTGGCTTCGCTAAAACATCCGCACAGAATTATGAGCTGCTGTTGCGCGTAACTGAATTACATTATCATGGACTTCCGATATTGGGCGGCATCTCCCGCAAATCCATGATCTATCGCAAGCTGGACATTTCTCCTGCAGAAGCACTACCTGGCACAATTGCACTCAACACGTTACTGTTAGAGCGCGGCGTACAACTGTTGCGAGTACACGACGTGAAGGAAGCCAAACAATTAGTCAATTTGCTCTATTCGTAG
- a CDS encoding DUF3127 domain-containing protein, which yields MEIRGKVHEIGGIQQVTESFKKRDLIVAHAENPQFVEYIRFEATQDRVNIFDNLTVGEDIEVSFNLRGRPWTNKEGVTTYFNSLVAWRVTKLAGTAAAAPQHNVGDMPPVDISSSGSDDDDLPF from the coding sequence ATGGAAATAAGAGGAAAAGTTCACGAAATTGGTGGCATTCAGCAAGTAACGGAGTCGTTTAAGAAGAGAGATTTGATCGTTGCTCATGCGGAGAATCCACAGTTTGTGGAATACATACGTTTTGAAGCAACACAGGATCGGGTAAATATCTTTGACAACCTGACAGTGGGAGAGGACATTGAGGTATCATTTAATCTACGTGGACGTCCTTGGACAAATAAAGAAGGGGTTACCACCTACTTCAACTCTTTGGTAGCATGGCGTGTGACGAAATTAGCAGGTACGGCAGCAGCAGCACCGCAGCATAATGTAGGTGATATGCCTCCAGTAGATATCTCCTCTTCTGGCTCGGATGATGACGATTTACCATTCTAA
- a CDS encoding nitroreductase, which translates to MSKTNDVLQTIQHRRSLMQPSFLDKEVSREDIELLLEAANAAPTHKRTQPWRFVVFKGAGLERLGGELARVYKQVTPAEKYTEATEQNMAKKATTTQVAIAIIVNYTGELPEWEELAATACAVQNLWLAGHSIGIGGYWASPGLINHMADFLQLEEKQKCIGLFYLGYADTNHDREPVRSPIAEKVRWEE; encoded by the coding sequence ATGAGCAAGACCAATGACGTATTGCAAACGATCCAACACAGAAGATCGTTGATGCAACCGAGTTTTTTAGATAAAGAAGTAAGCCGCGAAGATATTGAGCTGTTGCTAGAAGCGGCGAATGCTGCTCCTACACACAAGAGAACACAACCTTGGCGTTTTGTGGTATTTAAAGGTGCCGGATTAGAGCGCTTAGGCGGAGAGCTGGCGCGTGTGTACAAACAGGTAACTCCTGCAGAGAAATACACGGAAGCTACCGAGCAAAATATGGCGAAGAAAGCGACGACTACACAGGTAGCGATTGCTATCATCGTGAATTACACCGGTGAATTGCCTGAGTGGGAAGAATTGGCAGCAACGGCCTGTGCCGTGCAAAACCTTTGGTTGGCTGGTCACTCCATCGGCATCGGTGGTTACTGGGCTTCTCCTGGTTTGATCAACCACATGGCAGATTTTCTACAGCTAGAAGAGAAGCAAAAATGTATTGGCTTATTCTACCTTGGTTACGCGGATACCAACCACGACCGCGAACCCGTGCGCTCTCCTATTGCGGAGAAAGTACGTTGGGAAGAGTAG
- a CDS encoding 2,3,4,5-tetrahydropyridine-2,6-dicarboxylate N-succinyltransferase: protein MLENYKKLVEEAWENRQLLEYKEYFEAIHTVIQRLDLGELRVAEPIGTRWHVNDWIKKAVILYFPIREMSIIENTPFIYHDKMALKTNYKELGVRVVPGASARYGAYLAKGVIMMPSYVNIGAYVDEGTMVDTWATVGSCAQIGKHVHLSGGVGIGGVLEPVQAAPVVIEDNVFVGSRAIVVEGVRVESEAVLGANVVLTASTKIIDVSGEEPVEYKGVVPARSVVIPGSYTKKFPAGEYQVPCALIIGQRKESTDKKTSLNDALREHNVAV, encoded by the coding sequence ATGTTAGAGAATTACAAAAAATTAGTTGAGGAGGCTTGGGAAAACAGACAGCTTCTAGAGTATAAAGAGTATTTTGAAGCCATCCATACCGTGATTCAACGATTGGATTTGGGTGAATTGCGCGTAGCCGAACCGATTGGTACACGTTGGCATGTAAACGACTGGATCAAAAAAGCAGTCATTCTTTACTTCCCGATCCGGGAAATGAGTATCATCGAGAATACGCCATTTATCTACCATGATAAGATGGCGCTAAAAACGAATTATAAGGAATTAGGCGTTCGTGTGGTACCTGGTGCATCGGCTCGCTATGGTGCGTACCTAGCAAAAGGAGTCATTATGATGCCTTCTTACGTGAATATTGGTGCTTATGTAGACGAAGGTACGATGGTAGACACTTGGGCAACAGTAGGTTCATGTGCGCAGATTGGTAAACATGTACATCTATCCGGTGGTGTCGGTATTGGCGGTGTATTAGAGCCGGTACAAGCTGCTCCGGTAGTGATTGAAGATAACGTATTTGTCGGATCCCGCGCTATCGTGGTCGAAGGTGTTCGCGTAGAAAGCGAGGCAGTATTGGGGGCTAACGTGGTGCTAACTGCGTCCACTAAAATCATCGATGTATCTGGTGAAGAGCCGGTAGAATACAAAGGCGTAGTTCCTGCGCGTTCGGTGGTGATCCCCGGATCATACACTAAAAAATTCCCAGCAGGCGAATATCAAGTGCCATGTGCGCTTATTATAGGACAGCGGAAGGAATCTACCGACAAGAAAACGTCGCTTAACGATGCTTTGCGCGAGCACAACGTAGCGGTATAA
- a CDS encoding HD domain-containing protein gives MEIIARTASFVKETLAGAESGHDWWHILRVWNNTKLILETESADRLVCELAALLHDIADSKFHGGDESIGPRIAGEFLTKEGVDTAVVEHVQQIILNMSFKASLGEVTFDSPELHIVRDADRLDAIGAIGIARAFNYGGYKNREIYNPEIPAQQNLSKEAYKNTTAPTINHFYEKLLLLKNKMHTEAARGIAAERHQYMEGFLQQFYAEWDGKA, from the coding sequence ATGGAAATTATAGCACGTACCGCATCTTTTGTAAAAGAAACCCTCGCAGGAGCCGAATCCGGACATGATTGGTGGCATATTCTTCGCGTGTGGAACAATACAAAGCTTATCTTAGAAACCGAATCGGCAGACCGATTGGTATGCGAATTGGCGGCCTTACTGCACGATATCGCGGATAGCAAGTTTCACGGAGGCGATGAGTCTATCGGGCCGCGCATCGCCGGAGAATTCCTAACAAAAGAGGGCGTAGATACTGCTGTCGTGGAGCACGTTCAGCAGATCATCTTAAATATGTCTTTCAAGGCATCATTAGGCGAGGTTACGTTTGATTCTCCCGAATTGCATATCGTGCGCGATGCCGATCGCCTGGATGCCATCGGAGCTATCGGGATCGCACGGGCCTTTAACTACGGCGGGTATAAAAACCGAGAAATCTACAATCCCGAGATTCCGGCACAACAAAACCTAAGCAAAGAAGCATACAAAAACACCACGGCACCCACTATTAACCATTTTTACGAGAAGTTGCTGCTGCTGAAAAACAAGATGCATACCGAGGCTGCACGCGGCATCGCCGCCGAACGGCACCAGTATATGGAAGGATTTTTGCAACAATTTTATGCAGAATGGGATGGCAAAGCGTAG